The proteins below come from a single Natrinema sp. SYSU A 869 genomic window:
- a CDS encoding type 1 glutamine amidotransferase domain-containing protein → MSDSDSQPLEDAIIGLFLAPEGSEEVEFTEPKQTVADAGATVDVLGSETGDAQTVNDDLEWSESYEVEKSFDEVSADDYDALIVPGGTVGADTLRTDEDGVELLRQHVEDGKPAGVICHGPWTLVEADVVDGKTLTSYHSLQTDIRNAGGEWVDEEVVTDDGLVTSRNPGDLEAFCETIVDEFASAQS, encoded by the coding sequence ATGAGCGACTCTGACAGCCAGCCGCTCGAGGACGCGATCATCGGACTCTTCCTCGCACCAGAAGGCTCCGAAGAAGTCGAGTTCACCGAACCGAAGCAAACCGTCGCTGACGCCGGCGCGACCGTCGACGTACTCGGTAGCGAGACCGGCGACGCACAGACCGTGAACGACGACCTCGAGTGGAGCGAGAGCTACGAGGTCGAGAAATCGTTCGACGAGGTCTCGGCGGACGACTACGACGCGCTGATCGTCCCCGGCGGAACCGTGGGTGCGGACACGCTCCGAACCGACGAGGACGGTGTGGAACTCCTGCGACAGCACGTAGAGGACGGCAAGCCAGCGGGCGTGATCTGTCACGGCCCGTGGACGCTGGTCGAAGCCGATGTCGTCGACGGGAAGACGCTGACCTCCTACCACAGTCTACAAACCGATATCCGCAACGCCGGCGGCGAATGGGTCGACGAGGAGGTCGTCACCGACGACGGACTAGTGACAAGCCGGAATCCGGGAGACCTCGAGGCGTTCTGCGAGACGATCGTCGACGAATTCGCGTCAGCACAGAGCTAA
- a CDS encoding zinc-binding dehydrogenase — MRTVRLHEHGDADVLQVDEIDRPEPAADELLIEVAAAGVNPVDTYFRDGSYTPVDVPFTPGVDFSGVVAEVGDAVDGFEEDDRVYGTGIGGAAAQGAYAEYATVPTDRVVRLPDGVDMTEAGAAGVAAVTAWRALIDHADVEPAEYCLVHGGSGGVGHAAVQIAAAVSARVITTAAEEYHDALADYGAETVLDYGRDDLADAVLEASDGGVDAILDHRLDDYLQFDADVAATGARVVGIGENSPDPGFSNDGAARSKDVSYQFMSMFNTPDLRVPLRGVAHLMDTSGLSINVARTYDLEEAADAQRAVLNDSVLGKLVIEP, encoded by the coding sequence ATGCGCACTGTACGCCTTCACGAGCACGGTGATGCGGACGTCCTGCAGGTAGACGAGATCGATCGTCCCGAACCCGCCGCGGACGAACTGCTGATCGAGGTCGCCGCCGCTGGCGTCAACCCCGTTGATACCTACTTCCGGGACGGGTCGTACACACCGGTCGACGTCCCGTTTACGCCTGGCGTCGATTTCTCGGGCGTCGTCGCTGAGGTTGGAGACGCCGTCGACGGCTTCGAGGAAGACGACCGCGTCTACGGTACCGGTATTGGGGGTGCCGCTGCTCAGGGTGCCTACGCGGAATACGCGACGGTCCCCACCGATCGTGTCGTCCGCCTTCCCGACGGAGTCGACATGACCGAAGCGGGTGCCGCCGGCGTTGCCGCCGTCACCGCCTGGCGCGCGCTGATCGACCACGCCGACGTAGAACCCGCCGAATACTGTCTGGTCCACGGCGGGTCGGGTGGTGTCGGCCACGCGGCCGTCCAGATCGCGGCCGCCGTGAGCGCGCGGGTGATCACCACTGCTGCGGAAGAGTACCACGACGCACTCGCCGATTACGGGGCCGAGACGGTGCTCGACTACGGCCGCGACGATCTGGCCGACGCCGTCCTCGAGGCCTCGGACGGCGGTGTCGATGCGATCCTCGACCACCGACTCGACGACTACCTACAGTTCGACGCGGACGTCGCCGCGACGGGTGCCCGCGTCGTCGGTATCGGCGAGAACAGTCCCGATCCGGGCTTTTCGAACGACGGCGCTGCTCGCTCGAAAGACGTCTCCTACCAGTTCATGAGCATGTTTAACACGCCTGATCTTCGCGTGCCGCTGCGCGGGGTCGCCCACCTCATGGACACCAGCGGGCTCTCGATTAATGTGGCGCGGACCTACGACCTCGAGGAGGCGGCCGACGCACAGCGAGCCGTCCTGAACGATAGCGTCCTCGGAAAACTCGTCATCGAACCGTAG